The DNA region TCACGCACCTTGCTGGTGAGGATCAGGTCCGGCTTCAGCGAGGCGACGGTCTCCAGGTTGGGGTTGGCGATCTCGCCGACCTCCTCGATGCCCTTCGTCCGGTCCGCGGGCAGGTAGGAGGGGAAGCTGTCCTCCGACGCCGAGTGCGTCGCGCCGACGGGCTGCACGCCGAGGGTCAGCGCGGAGTCCAGCTCACCGGTGTCGAGGACCACGACGCGCTTGGGGCTCACGGGGACCTTGACGTCGCCCATGGCCGTCTTGACGGTGTGGGTCTTGGCGCTCGCGGAGTCGGAGGAGCCGCTGGCGCTCCCGCCGGACTCCGAGAATCCGCAGGCGGAGAGCGTGAGCGCGCCGGCCAGGGAGAGAGCGCCGAGAGCGAGGCCGCGGCGGCGGAGGGAGATGGCCATGGGGTGCCTTTCGTAGGGATGGGGGTGGTCGTCGGTCGCGTGAGCGCCGGGGCGACCGGGAGCGGGGCGCGGGTTCACGAAGCCGGTTCGGCCCGCCACGGAGCGCCCGGCACAACGAGCGGCGAACCGGTCACCGGGTCCGGGACGATCACCGCTTCCAGGCCGAAGACCTCGCGTACGAGAGCGGCCGTGACGATGTCCTCCGGGCGGCCCTCGGCGACGATCCGGCCTGCCTTCATGGCGACCAGGTGGTCCGCGTACCGGGCGGCCTGGTTGAGGTCGTGGAGCACGGTGACGACGGTCCGGCCGCGGGTGCCGTCCGCCGCCGGCGCGGTGAGTCGGCGCACCAGGTCCAGTACCTCGACCTGGTGCGCGATGTCGAGGTACGTGGTCGGCTCGTCGAGCAGCAGCAGATCGGTCTCCTGGGCGAGCGCCATCGCGATCCAGACCCGCTGGCGCTGACCGCCGGACAGTTCGTCCACGGACCGGTCGCCGAGCGCGGTGATGTCCGTACGCTCCATCGCGTCCGTCACCGCCCGCTCGTCCTCCTCCGACCACTGCTGCCACCAGTGCTGGTGCGGCTGACGCCCGCGGGCGACGAGGTCGGTGACGGTGATCGCCTCCGGGGCCACCGGGGTCTGCGGCAGCAGTCCGATCGACTGGGCGATCTTCCGGGTGGGGATCTTCGACAGCTCGGTGCCGTCGAGGAGCACGGCCCCGCCGCGCGGTTTGAGGAGCCGGCCGAGCGCGCGCAGGGTGGTCGACTTGCCGCAGGCGTTCGGGCCGACGATGACCGTGACCCGGCCGTCCGGCACGTCGAGGTCCAGGGTGTCGACGACGGTGCGGTCCTCGTACGCGAGCGTCAGCCCCCGCGCGGCGAGCCGGCCGGTCGATGTCGCCGTCCCGGCACCTTTGGTGTCGGACATCGGGGTCGAACTCATGCTGTGCCTCCACTACGACCGCGACCGCCGCCCTGACCGCGGATGATCAGCCAGATCAGATACGGGGCGCCGACCGCCGCCGTCAGTACGCCCACCGGCAGCTCGGTGGGCGAGAAGAGCCTGCGCGCCAGCAGATCCGCGAACACCACGATCACCGCGCCGAGCAGCGCCGAGCAGAGCAGCGGGATCTGTGCGGTGCGGGTCATCCGGCGGGCGATCTGCGGAGCGAGGAGCGCCACGAAGTCGACCGGCCCGGCCGTCCCCGTCGCCACGGACGCCAGGACCACTCCGAGCGCGACCAGCCCCAGCCGTACCCGCCCCAGCCGCACCCCGAGCGCGGTCGCGGTGTCGTCGTCCATCGAGACGGTGCGCTGGGCGCGGGCGGCCCACAGCACGGCGGGCAGCAGGATCAGCAGCGTCCAGCCGATCGGCGCGGCCTCGGACCAGCCGCGGCCGTTGAGCGAGCCGGTCATCCAGATCTGCGCCTGCTGGGCGACCAGGTAGTCGCCCTTCGTCAGGAACAGCGTGGTCACCGAGCGCAGCGCGATGGCGAAGCCGATGCCGATGAGGACGAAGCGGGTGGCGTGCAGCCCGCCGCGCCAGGCGAAGACGTACACGAGCGCCGCCGCGGCCACCCCGCCGATGACGGAGAGGTACGGCAGCACGGTGTACGAGGTGATGCCGAAGGTCATCGCGCCGACCGTGAGCGCACTCGCGCCCTGGCTGATGCCGATGATGTCGGGGCTTGCGAGGGGATTGCGGGCGACGGTCTGGATCAGCGCTCCGGCGATCCCGAAGGCCGTACCGACCAGCAGCCCCACGGTCATCCGCGGCAGCCGCAGCGTGCCGACGACCAGTTCGTCCGGGGACGGCTGCCCCAGCACCACCTTCACGACCTCGCCGGGCGCGACGAAGCTCTCGCCGACGCAGAGGTACGCGACACAGACGGCGGCCAGCAGCACGACGAGGGCGGTG from Streptomyces sp. NBC_01591 includes:
- a CDS encoding ABC transporter ATP-binding protein; the encoded protein is MSSTPMSDTKGAGTATSTGRLAARGLTLAYEDRTVVDTLDLDVPDGRVTVIVGPNACGKSTTLRALGRLLKPRGGAVLLDGTELSKIPTRKIAQSIGLLPQTPVAPEAITVTDLVARGRQPHQHWWQQWSEEDERAVTDAMERTDITALGDRSVDELSGGQRQRVWIAMALAQETDLLLLDEPTTYLDIAHQVEVLDLVRRLTAPAADGTRGRTVVTVLHDLNQAARYADHLVAMKAGRIVAEGRPEDIVTAALVREVFGLEAVIVPDPVTGSPLVVPGAPWRAEPAS
- a CDS encoding FecCD family ABC transporter permease; protein product: MSAETAVRVRPAGYHVVRIGARARFLLHRRAALVATALVVLLAAVCVAYLCVGESFVAPGEVVKVVLGQPSPDELVVGTLRLPRMTVGLLVGTAFGIAGALIQTVARNPLASPDIIGISQGASALTVGAMTFGITSYTVLPYLSVIGGVAAAALVYVFAWRGGLHATRFVLIGIGFAIALRSVTTLFLTKGDYLVAQQAQIWMTGSLNGRGWSEAAPIGWTLLILLPAVLWAARAQRTVSMDDDTATALGVRLGRVRLGLVALGVVLASVATGTAGPVDFVALLAPQIARRMTRTAQIPLLCSALLGAVIVVFADLLARRLFSPTELPVGVLTAAVGAPYLIWLIIRGQGGGRGRSGGTA